From Heteronotia binoei isolate CCM8104 ecotype False Entrance Well chromosome 17, APGP_CSIRO_Hbin_v1, whole genome shotgun sequence, one genomic window encodes:
- the LOC132586494 gene encoding FXYD domain-containing ion transport regulator 3-like has product MKPTTTEILLLLLTAFPLLEANDPTDKNSPFFYDYHSLRVGGMIFAGILCFIGIAILISGKCKCKKKPSVHAMVPVKKTFSATEC; this is encoded by the exons ATGAAGCCCACGACCACGGAGatcctgctgcttctgctgactG CCTTCCCTCTCCTGGAGGCAAATGATCCTACAG ATAAAAACAGCCCTTTCTTTTATG ACTATCATTCGCTTCGTGTCGGTGGCATGATCTTTGCTGGCATCCTCTGTTTTATCGGAATTGCTATCCTGATCA GTGGAAAATGCAAATGCAAAAAGAAACCCAG TGTCCATGCCATGGTTCCTGTAAAGAAAACCTTTTCAG CTACAGAGTGCTGA